One genomic segment of Salmo trutta chromosome 8, fSalTru1.1, whole genome shotgun sequence includes these proteins:
- the LOC115199011 gene encoding myotrophin-like, with translation MGDKELMWALKNGDLDEVKTLMKDEDVNRTLEGGRKPLHYAADCGQAEMLEFLLSKGADVNAPDKHGITPLLSATYEGHLTCVKILLEKGADKEQKGPDGQSAFEAAETDAIKALLK, from the exons ATGGGGGATAAAGAATTGATGTGGGCCTTGAAAAATGGAGACCTTGACGAGGTTAAGACCTTAATGAAG GATGAGGATGTGAACAGGACCCTGGAGGGTGGCAGGAAGCCCCTGCACTATGCTGCTGACTGTGGCCAGGCTGAGATGCTGGAGTTCCTCCTCTCCAAGGGAGCAGATGTCAAC GCCCCAGACAAACATGGTATCACTCCGCTTCTCTCTGCCACGTACGAGGGCCACCTCACCTGTGTCAAAATCCTGCTAGAAAAG ggagcCGACAAGGAGCAGAAAGGACCAGACGGACAGAGCGCCTTCGAAGCAGCCGAGACTGACGCCATCAAGGCTCTCCTCAAGTGA